Genomic DNA from Nitrospirota bacterium:
CATTGCACGGGGAGTGCTGAAGAAGGCCAGCGTACAAGCAGAGATCTTTCCCAAGCAGGATGACCTGCCACAAAACGGACTGGGCAACTTCATCTGGCTTCCGCTATCAGGAGAGTCGGTCAAGGGAGGACGGACTCTCTTTGTGAATCCTGTATCCCTCAAACCCTATCCGGACCAGTGGACTTACCTTGCAAGCAGTCGCAGGCTTTCGGGTCAAGATGTCTCGGAAATCTTAAGGATGAAGGGATTAGGCATGGAGATTTTGGAAGGGAAATCTCCGGGAAAAGGTAGGAATGGCAGCTTAAAGATATATCAGGGCGACCTGCTCCCATGCGCCCAGCGGATGCTGGAGGGGGTAAGTGCGGGCTGCCGGGATGTGGCCACCTTCCGGTTGGCTATTCATCTAAAGTCCAGAGGCTATACCCTGCAACAGGCGGAAGAACTTCTCCAGACATGGAATGCTACAAGGAACAGGCCACCTCTCGAAGCGGGGATCATTACGGTCAAGGTCCACTCAGCCTATAGTCACGGCTACACCGGCTACGGGTGCGAGGATCCCCTGGTTATTCCATTCTGTGAAGGGTCTTGCCTGATCAAAAAGAAGGAGTTCGCAGGCCTGATGGTCGCTGAGAGAGGATATGATGAAAAAGATAATAGTGAAGAAAAACGGTAAGAGAAGTAAGAACAACGGACGCCAACTCACCTGCCCTCACTGCGGCGCCGGGGCGGATGGCAATACCGTGGGCCTTTACTGGGACTTTCAAGAGTATTGCTGGAAGTGCGTCATCTGTGGCTACCGGGAATATGAACATGCATCTCGAAGCAAAAGCATGAAAGAACTGGAACAGGAACTGTTGTTAGATCAGATTATGGATTCCCTTGATTGAATTGCAGACTATCCTTTGAGCAACAACTTCTTTATCCTCTCTACTAGTATTATATCCTCGGCCTCCCCTACTGGATCATCTGGAAGAGCGCCTGATGAACGGAGGGTTTCATACTGCTCATCAGTACACACATGACCCGGCGCCCCCACCCGCTCCACGGTATCAAGATACTCTTTGATCTCCCAGGGCTGGAATATCTCTTTGATTCCGGCAATGAATTTGGGGAGTTCCTCAGCAAATTCAGGGCGTATTTCAGGTTGATCTCAAGATCAGGAGTTACGGCGTAATCCGCCTTTGCCAAAAATCCTCCGACACCTTTATCATTGTCCTTTCCAATAGTAGCCTCCCCTCTCAGGATAAGAGAGCCGTGATACCATGTCAGGTCAATACCGAGGAGCCTCTCATAAAGACTATCCGCCCCTGTTTCGTTGCGGATAAAAGAACCTTCCTCCATAAGGACTCTTCCGTTTAATATCGAAAGCCCGATGTTTACATCATCCCCCTGCCAGCCTATCCTCCCCGTGAAGAGCTTGTTGTCGTCCACATCGGAAAGCCTCTCCCTTCCGACACCCTGGCTGACGGAGACGGCATAATCCATGTCCCTGACAAATCCCAGCAACTCAACGCCCGTATCAAGCTTTATCCCAAGGCTTAGAGGTTCCAGCGTCCGCAAGACAAGTCTTTCCGTGTCGTAATCGGCCAGCAGGCCGAAGGGGAGGATATAGTGGCCTGCCCTGATGTTCCACTTACCAAGAGGCCCCTTGTACTGGAGGTAGGTCTGATACGGCTGTATCTTTTCGAAATTTCGAGCGTGGAACAATGATCAGGACTTTTACTCTCATCGTTATTGCGTTCATCACAGCATGATTTTTCTACCTTCTCTGGATGTACTGCAGAGATAGCCGTTGACAGGCCAGTGAACATGAAAACAACGGCTATAAGAACTACAAAAGAAACGATTTTGGGAAGGGCTATCTTCCTCGATTTTAAATATTCCTCAATTTCAATTAGCAAGTCAATCGGCAAAAAAATAGGCAAAAAAATCACTTTTTTTACAGATTTTTTTACAGGATAAATGCAGGATTGATTTTTACCGCTCACTCCTGTGGCTTATGTGCCAGCCAGAAACTTACAATGCCTGCCCAGTGCCCCACTGTTTCTACCGGATAGAACCCGGCCTCTAGGAAATAGCCAATCAGCCTGCCGGTAAAGTGGTCTTTTGTGAATGGACCGCGTAAGAATAGCAGCGGCCAGATGAAAAACCACCATAAAGGATTGGAGGGACGGCTGATATCTACAACCAGCAAACGGCCGCCGGGCTTCAGAACACGATAGACCTCGGCCAGCCCTTTAAACTTAAGGTCTGGCGGCAGGTGATGGATCATGAAGCTGGAAAGGACGCAATCAAAACGGTCGTCCTCAAAGGGAAGATTTTCAATAGCGTCCAGCCTGAACTCGGCTCGACTCCTCTCCTGTGCGGTATTATTTCTCGCAATAGCGATCATCTTCGGTCCCGGGTCTATCCCGATAACCTGTCCCGTTGGACCTACAACATCGGCTGCGAGACGTGTTAATACCCCTGTGCCGCATCCAACATCGAGGACCTGCTCCCCGGCTTTTAGGCCGGCATATCGTAAGGTGGTATTCCGAAATGTGGGGCCGATCCCGATCTTGGGGCAGCCCCAGTCGTAGATGGGGGCGAGCCAGTCAAGCAACATACCGCGCGTATGGGGAACAGGTTCCATCAAGTTAATCAACCCCTATCTTGAGCGCCTTTAGTGTAGCGGAATTGGCGACAACTGAAAGAGAACTTAGCGCCATGGCAGCGGC
This window encodes:
- a CDS encoding primase C-terminal domain-containing protein gives rise to the protein IARGVLKKASVQAEIFPKQDDLPQNGLGNFIWLPLSGESVKGGRTLFVNPVSLKPYPDQWTYLASSRRLSGQDVSEILRMKGLGMEILEGKSPGKGRNGSLKIYQGDLLPCAQRMLEGVSAGCRDVATFRLAIHLKSRGYTLQQAEELLQTWNATRNRPPLEAGIITVKVHSAYSHGYTGYGCEDPLVIPFCEGSCLIKKKEFAGLMVAERGYDEKDNSEEKR
- a CDS encoding methyltransferase domain-containing protein, whose product is MEPVPHTRGMLLDWLAPIYDWGCPKIGIGPTFRNTTLRYAGLKAGEQVLDVGCGTGVLTRLAADVVGPTGQVIGIDPGPKMIAIARNNTAQERSRAEFRLDAIENLPFEDDRFDCVLSSFMIHHLPPDLKFKGLAEVYRVLKPGGRLLVVDISRPSNPLWWFFIWPLLFLRGPFTKDHFTGRLIGYFLEAGFYPVETVGHWAGIVSFWLAHKPQE